gcctgctttgtacggaggatatggtaacttctttgtaccaatatatattggtggttcggaagtcgttttcccaagaactaacgcgatctcctattttctagtaccattagtgaactcttttggtctgatcctaagtacgcagtgagctaactagatacaaggaacttgacaagcattaatagatttatataaacgacaaggacatgagtctactggattttataatacagggttgaactgtgggttagtttcaatgcccaaggcagagcactggattggatacccagggaactgtgctcccattaataagaatcatattctaagtcaccaggcatgcaataccaatcagataacaactgaagctagactccatgttacacttactaaaatgggattcctaggttgatataaactacctttttctggggagtatatactacgagttggactactggtttagatcttgaaggtctttgtttaccggatccaagttctcttgtgcttttcatgaccatcatgttaagtgcattagcagagcatagttaagatgataactattgtggatatagaaccaattgaacaccatgtattaatataacaaagataatcagggtaatctggtatccttcttggcataacgttgaaaccaagtatatgcatagggatgaaaattaataagatactacctaagaagactacaaaccagatgcttaaatatggagaagcaccggtatttacatggaatagatttacagtatctccgaacatatctctgctatagaagataaagccacatatagtagctagtactgcaccaagagataatacgaaatggaaatgagctacaatatagtatgtatcatgtagggcaatatccataccagcgttacccataactacacctgtagtaccacctagagtaaacaataggataaaactaagagcagcccatagatctacagttcttgtagttgtatggctagccatataggtacctaaccagttgaaaatcttagtaccggtaggaattgcaatcataatagtcatagcagagaaataagctctggtatctacctctagaccgactgtcatcatatgatgtgcccatactaaggaacctagaatagaaatacaacccatagctaagatcatagattgtccaccgaagacagatctagcagcatacatagataatgtctgcgagactacaccaaaagcaggtaaaattagaatgtatacctctggatgtccgaagaaccagaatagatgttgataaagtacactatcaccagaatacatagaatcataaaattcagtgtttacgtgtagatcaagaaggatcataactaatccaccagtaagaataggtagagtgaagactaacataagggcagtaaatatgatagcccagatatatagaatatagttcttagcaccagcattagaacccatgaagacgcaagtaccaaggaagttaatagaacttaaaatactactaattcctagtactgcaagacctccgataatccaatcagttgcctctggatttaacaccatcaagctagtacttagtggaggatacattgtccaaccaagaccactaccaaactcggaacaaatactttgagttaacaacacagaacctaatggtactagaaaataggagatcgcgttagttcttgggaaaacgacttcgaaccaccaatatatattggtacaaagaagttaccatatcctccgtacaaagcaggcattaagaacataaagatcatagctaggccatgtatcgttattatcacattataagtagctatcgtctctgtacaaatgatccgcgatccagaactgtataactcaaatcgaataaacaaagacattatagttcctagaatactgaagatgactccggttatgagatacagacaaccaagttctttatgattgcagtacaccaccaccccactggactgcttaagacagctaaaagtgttggatttcaatatcacggtaatcatgtttgcttggaagctgtagtcattataactattgatttagtataagcatagaaccaatccggtagtaagatatacgatagtagctaatctaccatataagatataagtcgcttgtggaatagcactaccaataataatcaagaagatcatactgtatacccaaataattacccatccactgactacattcgagtcataaaatgttgtcgtatcaacattcgagtattcaaagctcgaatttcagataaaagagctaagttaatgagagaggacataaatactaacaaaccaccggttttggatgggattacttttaacacccgcataatatgctaaaaagtaccattcaggtacgatatgaagcggagttacaaaccggttcactggtatggagttatctggtgcgataattcaatcaaaccaaaagccgtttgtaagaaaattaaaccaattagatatatggtagatagggaacaaaactgtctccagacgttcttaacccagctcacgtattacatctgacggtgaactagcgttcctaactgaatcttgttcaataacaagggagtaatgagccgacatggaggtgctgatacaatccgaggattagaactccaatattatctgacctgttatccccggcgtaccttacgaccgttatatgatttagagatagaatgtaatgtggattaatatccacatggtttctacaaagtgtagatataaaatagtgaatggttctgtaaagatcttgcataacatacctttagatttgcttagcattatagagcttgtaggcatgtaagtaactaaagaactatagatactttgagtgaagaatacaaggatagctccaacaataacatggctaaaatgtataccagttaagatgaaaagtccattaccaaatgcattatcattaatataaagagatagtcctaagtattccgtacagactaacattaagaaggcgactaccaaagtgaatgtcatgatattcgtacagcttgtatacaaatgttgtttttcaaatatacgctggataccactatacttaatgcacttaacatgatggtcatgaaaagcacaagagaacttggatccggtaaacaaagaccttcaagatctaaaccagtagtccaactcgtagtatatactccccagaaaaaaggtagtttatatcaacctaggaatcccattttagtaagtgtaacatggagtctagcttcagttgttatctgattggtattgcatgccctgagtacgtaaggaaaagaaaggttaaccgctatttaaacacaacagttaccgtagctgtagatgaatgctaaatctagagtatctctcctaagacactgcataacatatgaatgctccttccgccattcgttgactgtgtttaccacggggaattagaacagaataccaagttctttgcctggaggtttgttacgttccgtacagttgtaggtaaaaggtatgttagagacttagactagcgttggagcacattgttttcattcgatagtccacgctcaatcttaccatacatagtacttttatgatcccaggctggtttaataagtcaaagtttagccgggaagttagcgtctaaaatatataaccgatagtctcaacttagatgcacagatggacataattaatccttgtacggtttgtacctacttgactcctcagtttaagttaaggagtcctttgtttacagcttgtaccgttactttcaggagcataccgttaaattcgatgatcttatgtgttcactcaaatcgaataaacaaagacattatagttcctagaatactgaagatgactccggttatgagatacagacaaccaagttctttatgattgcagtacaccaccaccccactggactgcttaagacagctaaaagtgttggatttcaatatcctactacattaagattattccacatcggttatgttctaggcgtaatatatggattcttgttctcactcatcttaacagcgagagaaaactactactcagatgctagtctaatcagtagcatcgtacttggagttatcatctctgagacaggattatttatcagctttttctggggagtatatactacgagttggactactggtttagatcttgaaggtctttgtttaccggatccaagttctcttgtgcttttcatgaccatcatgttaagtgcattaagtatagtggtatccagcgtatatttgaaaaaccaacatttgtatacaagctgtacgaatatcatgacattcactttggtagtcgccttcttaatgttagtctgtacggaatacacggatcggattcttgttggcctggcacctgtttagtaactggatgaacgctttttacgcctggtatgcatggataatactcgactcttctatagtttaaccgctactgctgggactgtatattatgtacttacggtagtactatcaagcctcttcttccaaatagatttcatggaaaacctaaaattcgcatgtttgattgacatttagccgctaatatacaatcatccaagatatatttatctatcgcaggttcggtctaatgtcccgttatactatatagatcacatggcttctggtactttgagatcatgctaacggcgagaagggaagtgtgtttcaaagaaaagggatgttttagccgggaagttagcgtctaaaatatataaccgatagtctcaacttagatgcacagatggacataattaatccttgtacggtttgtacctacttgactcctcagtttaagcagaactgtagtttctcgggactaaagtcagcataatcaataaaaaggtttgttcagccactggttcaccatcaactaccttgtttcgacttcgtaccgactgtgttattgtagcacatatcaatcccttaaatagggatattattcccaaacaaccggatcgtgttggctaggtgaactaatcacgtttcataaatacaatcagtgaaagctcttttg
This genomic stretch from Besnoitia besnoiti strain Bb-Ger1 chromosome Unknown contig00051, whole genome shotgun sequence harbors:
- a CDS encoding uncharacterized protein (encoded by transcript BESB_064140) produces the protein MIAVHHHPTGLLKTAKSVGFQYPTTLRLFHIGYVLGVIYGFLFSLILTARENYYSDASLISSIVLGVIISETGLFISFFWGVYTTSWTTGLDLEGLCLPDPSSLVLFMTIMLSALSIVVSSVYLKNQHLYTSCTNIMTFTLVVAFLMLVCTEYTDRILVGLAPV